From Planctomycetia bacterium:
GATCATTGGTCGATAGGCTCGATCATGTTCCTCGGGCGAGGCATCAAAGGGAATCGAGTCGTCGGTGCGACCGATGAAAAACAGTTCCATATTCCGGTCGATCCGAAGTCGCTGGCCTGCGACAAGGAAAAGGGAATTCGCGTCCGGCCCGAGCATATTCACACGGCGCTGCGCGAGTTCGCCGGCATCGCAGAGCATCCGTTCAGCAAGAAGTTCCCGCTCGGCGTCGTCGAAAAGGAACGACTGCAAGGGCTCTGGGGCTAAGCCGCTCGAGGGTTGATCGCCGCGTTAGCGCGAAGCGGCGCGGGGGGAATCTTTCGGTAGTGTCGCACGGGTCGTCAGGCGAGCCAACGGTCGAGCCAGTTCCAAGCGTCGGCCTGGCGCTCGCGGTTGAATTCGTGCGGTCGGTCTTCGACGACGCTGCGAAACCGCTCGGCGACGCCGGCCTTGGCATAGCAAGCGGCGATCTTATCGTGCGCCGCTTGCACGCCGACGAAGTCGAACAACTCGTCGCGCTTGCCGCTGATCACCATCAGCGGCGTCGGCGCGGCGATGCTCGTCAGGTCGGGATAGTCGATGTGCCGATACAGGCCCGGGATGAGCTTCGTGTGTCCGATCGTGCTCCGGACATGGGCCCGCAGCTGATGCGGAAACGAACACATCCAGCCGCACGCGACCGCGGCCTTAATCCGATCGTCGAGCGCGGCGAGATGCGCCGAACGCAAGCCGCCGAGCGAATGCCCGACGCAGCCGATGCGCGCGGCATCGACATCCGGCCGCGAGGCGAAATAGTCGAGCGTGCGGAGATCGTCCCAATACATCAGGCCGGCCCAGGTCGTGCCGGCGGTGAAGAGCGTCCGGCCCATCATTTGCTCGCTCGCGGCGCTGCGACGATTGAACCCCAGCACTTGCTCCGGCGTGATCGAATGTGGGCGATCCTTCCACTCTTGCGGATCGTCTTCGAGCACCATCCGGCGCTGGCCCCAAAAGAAGATATCGATCACGATCACGACGTACCCGCGCCGCGCCAGCTCGACGGCGATCGCACGTTCGCCGTATGCCTTTTGCAATTCGACGACCGAGGCGTGCGCGGGATCTTGCTCCAGCAGCGTCTCACGCCCCCACATGTAGAACCCGCCATGCGCGTGCAACGCCACGATGCCCGGTGCCGGAAGCTTCGCTTTCTTCGGGATCAACACCGTCGCGGGAACGCGAAACACGGGGGTCGTGTTGAAGAGAATCTCTTCTTGGATGTAATCGCCCCGATCGACGCGCGAGACGACTTCGGCCCGCGGGTCGCACGCCTCGGGCCGGTAGTGCATCAGGTC
This genomic window contains:
- a CDS encoding alpha/beta hydrolase family protein — translated: MTQPRNSRREFIAGTAAAVATTALASNAEAADAKPAVEIRYVMSPPPPKRGPHTGTLDPLIQKLKAGPEFPLSYLNGEFSDLAAWKRQARAKMFDLMHYRPEACDPRAEVVSRVDRGDYIQEEILFNTTPVFRVPATVLIPKKAKLPAPGIVALHAHGGFYMWGRETLLEQDPAHASVVELQKAYGERAIAVELARRGYVVIVIDIFFWGQRRMVLEDDPQEWKDRPHSITPEQVLGFNRRSAASEQMMGRTLFTAGTTWAGLMYWDDLRTLDYFASRPDVDAARIGCVGHSLGGLRSAHLAALDDRIKAAVACGWMCSFPHQLRAHVRSTIGHTKLIPGLYRHIDYPDLTSIAAPTPLMVISGKRDELFDFVGVQAAHDKIAACYAKAGVAERFRSVVEDRPHEFNRERQADAWNWLDRWLA